A genomic segment from Micropterus dolomieu isolate WLL.071019.BEF.003 ecotype Adirondacks linkage group LG03, ASM2129224v1, whole genome shotgun sequence encodes:
- the tnfb gene encoding tumor necrosis factor b (TNF superfamily, member 2) codes for MVAYTTTLGDVEMGLEDRTVVLVEKKSCTGQIWKASGALLIVALCLGGVLLFAWCWNGRPEIMMQSGQTEAQVKEDTSKKTDPHYTLSRISSKAKAAIHLEGIYNDESSENQLEWRNDQGQAFAQGGFQLVKNQIVIPQTGLYFVYSQASFRVSCSNGNEERAGKGLTPLSHRVWRYSDSIGGNASLMSAVRSVCQNTAKEDNTSGHGWYNAIYLGAVFQLNKGDKLWTETNQSPELETDEGETFFGAFAL; via the exons ATGGTTGCGTACACAACCACACTGGGTGACGTGGAGATGGGTCTTGAGGACAGGACGGTGGTTTTGGTAGAAAAGAAGTCATGTACAGGGCAGATATGGAAGGCGTCAGGGGCCCTTCTCATTGTGGCCCTTTGTTTGGGAGGGGTCCTGCTGTTTGCTTGGTGCTGGAATGGAAGGCCAGAAATTATG ATGCAATCAGGCCAAACAGAAGCACAAGTAAAGGAGGACACATCGAAGAAAACAG ATCCCCACTACACGCTGAGCCGAATCAGCAGCAAAGCCAAGGCAGCCATCCATTTAGAAG GTATCTACAACGATGAGAGTTCGGAAAACCAGCTGGAGTGGAGAAACGATCAAGGCCAGGCGTTTGCTCAGGGAGGTTTCCAACTAGTGAAGAACCAGATTGTTATCCCACAAACTGGCCTCTACTTCGTCTACAGCCAGGCATCGTTCAGAGTCTCCTGCAGCAATGGCAACGAGGAAAGAGCGGGAAAAGGCCTTACTCCTCTCAGCCACAGGGTCTGGCGTTACTCAGACTCCATAGGAGGCAACGCTTCTCTGATGAGCGCGGTGAGGTCGGTGTGCCAAAACACAGCTAAGGAGGACAACACATCCGGACACGGCTGGTACAACGCAATTTATCTGGGTGCAGTGTTTCAGCTAAATAAAGGAGACAAACTGTGGACGGAAACCAACCAGTCACCAGAGCTGGAGACCGATGAGGGCGAGACTTTCTTCGGTGCGTTTGCACTATGA